One Blattabacterium cuenoti genomic window carries:
- a CDS encoding HesB/IscA family protein: protein MVFISEKAKNKLISIMKKEGLSHDISFVRFGVKTGGCSGMSYELTFDQKKQEGDKLFQHEEMKILIDQNSIPYLEGTTLEYSDGLDGKGFYFNNPKAKHTCGCGKSFSS, encoded by the coding sequence ATGGTTTTTATATCTGAAAAAGCTAAAAATAAATTGATTTCTATTATGAAAAAAGAAGGACTTTCTCATGATATTTCTTTCGTTAGATTTGGAGTTAAAACTGGAGGATGTTCAGGAATGTCTTATGAACTTACTTTCGATCAAAAAAAACAAGAAGGAGATAAACTTTTTCAACATGAAGAAATGAAGATATTGATAGATCAAAACAGTATTCCTTATTTAGAAGGTACAACATTAGAATATTCAGATGGATTAGATGGAAAGGGATTTTATTTTAATAATCCTAAAGCAAAACATACTTGTGGTTGTGGAAAAAGCTTTTCATCATAA